In the Flavobacterium sp. J372 genome, one interval contains:
- a CDS encoding cold-shock protein has product MRTGKIKFYIESKGYGFITDDETGQDIFVHATGVKAQNLREGDAVSYQEEEGRKGKVAAQVEAIS; this is encoded by the coding sequence ATGCGAACAGGCAAAATTAAGTTTTACATTGAATCTAAAGGATATGGGTTCATAACTGATGACGAAACAGGACAAGATATTTTCGTTCACGCTACAGGCGTTAAGGCACAAAACCTTCGCGAAGGTGATGCAGTAAGCTATCAGGAAGAAGAAGGAAGAAAAGGTAAAGTAGCTGCTCAGGTAGAAGCTATAAGCTAA